A genomic region of Bacteroidota bacterium contains the following coding sequences:
- a CDS encoding DUF4153 domain-containing protein, whose translation MALQFPSLSVVVTGVQNTIKRFPFVLASAIIASAVSMYMLELKGAEEYNHEYLWKIVMCCWLGLNLFLSISLIAEQGNHSTTQKYAAQFFGITILIVYYFILPEFGRISISDGTRYFLFSLGLHLLVSFSPFIARGWINGFWQFNKTLFLRFLLSAFYSAVLYLGIALAVFAIDQLFSVHIKGHRYAQLWFFIAGVFNTWLFLAGVPKNLEELENVTDYPKGLKMFTQFVLLPLVAIYLAILYAYGIKISIHWELPKGWVSWLVNAFSVFGILSLLLIWPLRNDEGNKWISTFSRWFYRALFPLLVLLGVAIGKRVLQYGITENRYFVLVVALWLTGIAAYFLLSKAKNIKVIPVTLFFIAFLSSFGPWGAFSISEKSQVNRLKKLLTEEKILVDGKIKKAANINSNKNQISSIVHYLAKHHRFDAIKPWFNENLDSIFAPITNYTYYTRRYNYRHDAEKILALMGVGDNYSGYNYNEGDDKGDIQRNAEPVHTLRDSKDTEKSAEIHTPDVNTVAMKRFNYYSDDIKKREAISVRGFDYSFNFSSAFYDSDDKYSYDETYSQIYFGKDSGFVRYSKDNKGYVFMMNGKEILQLDLKEQVKKISEYVMKHKEHQYVQYIPTTMITYEGQNDFVRVKIYFSSIQGEISKKETTVTQMGGVMLLRINSPTDSINQAATPKHQQ comes from the coding sequence ATGGCACTCCAATTCCCTTCTTTATCAGTAGTTGTTACAGGTGTACAAAACACAATTAAACGATTTCCGTTTGTACTTGCTTCTGCAATTATTGCAAGTGCGGTTTCCATGTATATGCTTGAACTGAAAGGAGCTGAAGAGTACAACCATGAATATCTTTGGAAAATTGTGATGTGCTGTTGGCTCGGGTTGAACTTGTTTCTGTCCATATCTCTGATTGCGGAACAGGGCAACCATAGTACGACCCAAAAGTATGCAGCACAATTTTTTGGAATTACAATTCTTATCGTCTATTATTTTATCCTTCCCGAATTTGGAAGAATATCTATTTCCGATGGGACCCGATATTTTCTTTTCAGCTTAGGACTACACTTGCTCGTTTCATTTTCACCTTTCATCGCACGCGGATGGATAAATGGCTTTTGGCAATTCAACAAAACACTGTTTCTGCGTTTTCTTCTTTCCGCATTTTATTCGGCCGTACTTTATCTTGGCATTGCTCTTGCTGTTTTTGCAATTGATCAGTTGTTTAGTGTTCATATAAAAGGCCACCGCTATGCGCAACTTTGGTTTTTTATTGCAGGCGTTTTCAATACCTGGTTGTTTCTTGCGGGAGTTCCAAAAAATTTGGAAGAGTTGGAAAATGTTACTGATTATCCGAAAGGATTAAAAATGTTTACTCAGTTTGTTTTGCTTCCGTTGGTGGCTATTTACCTTGCCATTTTGTATGCATACGGAATAAAGATTAGCATTCATTGGGAGCTACCAAAAGGTTGGGTGTCGTGGTTGGTAAATGCATTTTCAGTTTTCGGAATTCTTTCATTGCTTCTTATTTGGCCTTTGCGTAACGATGAAGGCAACAAATGGATTAGCACATTCTCGCGTTGGTTTTACCGCGCGCTGTTTCCTTTACTTGTTTTACTTGGAGTTGCAATCGGAAAAAGGGTACTACAATATGGAATTACAGAAAACCGGTATTTTGTGTTGGTGGTAGCGCTCTGGCTGACGGGTATTGCCGCTTATTTTCTACTAAGTAAGGCAAAAAATATTAAAGTAATTCCAGTTACACTTTTCTTTATAGCTTTTCTTTCTTCGTTTGGGCCATGGGGAGCATTCAGTATCTCAGAAAAATCACAGGTAAATAGATTGAAAAAGCTGCTGACAGAAGAAAAAATACTGGTGGACGGAAAAATCAAGAAAGCTGCCAATATTAATTCTAATAAAAATCAGATTAGTTCGATTGTGCATTATTTGGCCAAACACCATCGTTTCGATGCCATTAAACCTTGGTTTAACGAAAATCTTGATTCTATTTTTGCACCAATTACCAATTATACCTACTATACAAGAAGGTATAATTATCGACATGATGCAGAAAAAATTCTTGCGCTGATGGGAGTGGGAGATAATTATTCTGGTTACAACTATAATGAAGGGGATGATAAAGGGGATATACAAAGAAATGCAGAACCCGTACATACCCTCAGAGACTCGAAGGATACAGAGAAAAGTGCAGAAATCCATACACCAGATGTAAACACGGTGGCGATGAAAAGATTTAATTACTATTCGGATGATATTAAAAAGCGGGAAGCAATTTCAGTAAGGGGGTTTGATTATTCCTTCAACTTCAGCAGTGCCTTTTATGATAGCGATGATAAATATTCTTATGACGAAACGTATAGTCAGATTTATTTCGGAAAAGATTCTGGTTTCGTGAGATATTCAAAGGATAACAAAGGGTATGTTTTTATGATGAACGGAAAAGAAATTCTTCAGTTGGATTTGAAAGAGCAAGTGAAAAAAATTTCCGAGTATGTAATGAAACATAAAGAACATCAATACGTCCAATATATTCCCACGACAATGATAACTTACGAAGGTCAAAATGATTTTGTTCGGGTAAAAATATATTTTTCTAGCATCCAGGGAGAAATATCGAAAAAAGAAACAACAGTTACGCAAATGGGAGGGGTTATGCTTTTGAGAATCAACTCACCAACAGATTCTATTAATCAGGCTGCGACTCCCAAACACCAACAATAA
- a CDS encoding single-stranded DNA-binding protein → MAGVNKVILVGNLGKDPEVRYLEGGTAVANFSLATTESYKDKTGKRVDQTEWHNVVAWRGLAEVAEKYLRKGMQVFIEGKIRTRKWQDKEGKDRYTTEILADNLTILGKKEDNGGGQASGSSMSSSNVSAEAPITADDGSVDDLPF, encoded by the coding sequence ATGGCAGGAGTAAACAAAGTAATTTTAGTAGGAAACTTAGGAAAAGATCCTGAAGTTCGTTATTTAGAGGGCGGAACAGCGGTTGCTAATTTTTCATTAGCTACTACCGAGTCTTACAAAGACAAAACAGGTAAACGTGTAGATCAAACAGAGTGGCACAATGTGGTTGCTTGGAGAGGTTTGGCAGAAGTTGCAGAAAAATATTTGCGTAAAGGAATGCAAGTATTTATTGAAGGGAAAATTAGAACCCGTAAATGGCAAGATAAAGAAGGGAAAGACAGATATACAACAGAAATACTGGCTGACAACCTTACTATTCTTGGAAAAAAAGAAGATAATGGAGGAGGCCAAGCCAGTGGTTCTTCTATGAGTTCGTCTAATGTATCTGCTGAGGCTCCAATAACAGCTGATGACGGAAGTGTAGATGATCTCCCTTTTTAA
- the ispG gene encoding (E)-4-hydroxy-3-methylbut-2-enyl-diphosphate synthase has protein sequence MDTTNFKYCNSLTSYSRFVTREVKVGDIGIGGNNPIRLQSMTTTDTMDTIKTVEQSIRMIEAGCELVRITAPSLKEAQNLLEIKNELRKRGYKTPLVADIHFTPNAAELAARIIEKVRVNPGNYADKKKFEHIDYTTNEYEAELERIRERFTPLVKICKEYGTAMRIGTNHGSLSDRILSRYGDTPLGMVESAFEFLRICEDNDYRNIVISMKASNPQVMVQAYRLLVAKMIETNRNYPLHLGVTEAGDGEDGRIKSAIGIGTLLEDGLGDTVRVSLTEEPEFEIPVARALVSRYTNRINTNQIPRTEISNLTFSPLEYNRRETIAISNIGGKHAPVVIADYSRFEIITPTDLTHIGYNYSEELDKWNITDMAADYVYSKHLLDFQLPGLLKVITTPAVWSTAADKSKYFPLYEADEYLKATEKSHVMNFVMLDCFTKEDANYDSLLTTLSKDKTVVLCLSSQNSHTMPAVRKMFFELLQRTIKNPVVIISDSNYTNMDDTLINYSIESGALLLDGFGDGVCFGWSNLFTSKEELLKKTNDVAFGILQATRTRISKTEYISCPSCGRTLFDLQETTAKIRSRTDHLKGVKIGIMGCIVNGPGEMADADYGYVGTGIGKITLYKGKEVVKRNIASEQAVDALIDLIKQHGDWVEKTSVE, from the coding sequence ATGGACACTACAAATTTTAAATACTGCAATAGTCTAACAAGCTATTCACGCTTTGTTACGAGAGAAGTTAAGGTTGGGGATATTGGTATTGGTGGAAACAATCCAATTCGGTTGCAATCCATGACCACCACTGACACAATGGATACTATAAAAACGGTAGAACAATCTATTCGCATGATTGAGGCGGGGTGTGAATTGGTGCGTATTACAGCTCCAAGTTTGAAAGAGGCACAAAATCTATTAGAGATTAAAAACGAATTGCGCAAGCGTGGATATAAAACACCCTTAGTTGCAGATATTCATTTTACACCCAATGCCGCAGAGCTTGCTGCACGTATTATTGAGAAGGTGCGTGTGAATCCGGGAAACTATGCCGATAAGAAAAAATTTGAACACATTGATTATACTACCAATGAGTATGAAGCTGAATTAGAGCGTATTCGCGAGCGTTTTACCCCATTGGTTAAAATTTGTAAGGAGTATGGTACTGCTATGCGTATAGGTACAAATCATGGTTCGTTGAGTGATCGAATTTTGAGTAGATATGGTGATACTCCTTTGGGCATGGTAGAGTCGGCTTTTGAGTTTTTGAGAATATGTGAAGATAACGACTATAGAAACATTGTTATTTCTATGAAAGCAAGCAACCCGCAAGTAATGGTACAAGCGTATCGTTTGTTGGTGGCTAAAATGATAGAAACAAATAGAAATTATCCTCTGCATTTGGGTGTTACAGAGGCGGGCGATGGAGAAGATGGAAGAATAAAATCTGCGATAGGAATTGGAACCTTGCTAGAAGATGGCTTGGGAGATACGGTTCGCGTATCACTTACTGAAGAACCAGAGTTTGAAATTCCTGTAGCAAGAGCATTGGTTAGCAGATATACAAATCGGATCAATACGAATCAAATTCCCAGAACCGAAATCTCGAATTTGACATTTTCTCCCTTGGAATATAATAGGCGCGAAACCATTGCTATTTCCAATATTGGCGGTAAGCACGCACCAGTAGTAATAGCTGATTATAGCAGATTCGAGATAATTACCCCAACAGATTTGACGCACATAGGATATAACTATAGCGAGGAGCTGGATAAATGGAATATTACCGACATGGCTGCTGATTATGTTTATTCCAAGCATTTATTAGATTTTCAGTTGCCTGGATTATTAAAGGTAATTACAACACCTGCTGTATGGTCAACAGCAGCAGATAAGTCAAAGTACTTTCCCCTATATGAAGCAGATGAATATCTAAAAGCAACTGAGAAATCGCATGTAATGAATTTTGTGATGTTGGATTGCTTTACAAAGGAAGATGCGAATTATGATAGTTTATTAACTACACTAAGTAAAGATAAAACGGTTGTATTGTGTTTGAGCAGTCAAAATAGCCATACCATGCCGGCTGTAAGAAAAATGTTTTTTGAGTTGTTGCAACGTACTATTAAAAATCCTGTCGTAATTATTTCAGATAGTAATTATACGAACATGGACGATACCTTGATTAATTATTCGATTGAGTCGGGTGCATTGTTATTGGATGGTTTTGGCGATGGTGTTTGTTTTGGTTGGAGTAATTTATTTACCTCAAAAGAAGAATTACTCAAGAAGACAAATGATGTTGCCTTCGGGATATTGCAGGCTACACGTACACGTATTTCAAAAACAGAATATATTTCTTGTCCTTCTTGCGGCCGCACGTTGTTTGACTTACAAGAAACAACCGCTAAAATACGCTCCAGAACCGACCATTTAAAAGGAGTTAAAATTGGTATTATGGGATGCATCGTAAATGGGCCAGGGGAGATGGCAGATGCAGATTATGGATACGTAGGAACAGGAATTGGGAAAATAACATTGTATAAAGGCAAAGAAGTTGTAAAAAGAAATATTGCTTCGGAGCAAGCGGTAGATGCGTTGATTGATTTGATTAAGCAACATGGAGATTGGGTAGAGAAGACAAGTGTGGAATAG
- a CDS encoding SRPBCC family protein — translation MKQISPIHHINKPIEEVFDTISNITLFAEHHPLMRKAECVGENKYVMYENMKLFQGVMIPFSYNAEITQLEKNRKVEIVAKPNFLMSILLSFSFIELKGKTEVRELVTVKGPWPFSTILINLIRTTHLQLIESIRKS, via the coding sequence ATGAAACAAATCAGCCCAATACACCATATAAACAAACCCATCGAAGAGGTATTTGATACTATTTCAAACATAACATTATTTGCAGAGCATCATCCCTTGATGCGTAAGGCGGAATGTGTAGGAGAAAATAAATATGTGATGTATGAGAATATGAAGTTATTTCAGGGAGTAATGATTCCTTTTTCATATAACGCAGAAATAACGCAATTGGAAAAGAATAGAAAAGTAGAAATTGTTGCGAAGCCGAATTTTTTGATGTCTATTCTATTGTCGTTTAGCTTTATTGAGTTGAAGGGAAAAACGGAGGTACGCGAACTAGTTACTGTTAAAGGACCGTGGCCCTTTTCAACTATTTTGATAAATCTAATTCGCACCACACATTTGCAATTGATAGAATCAATTCGTAAATCTTAA